The sequence below is a genomic window from Rhinopithecus roxellana isolate Shanxi Qingling chromosome 7, ASM756505v1, whole genome shotgun sequence.
TCTAGAGCAAAAAATGCCTATGTAAGTAGTGGTGGATGAGGCTTTCTGAGGCCCCTTCAAACTGCTACATGACCCAGTAGTAGGTAAGCTCTCAGTAACACCTCCACAAAGAAGAGGCGAGGAGGAAGGAGACTCTTCTGCTGCCACTGCTATTGCCTGAGTACCTCCATTACCCCAAGTCTTACTTTGAGTCTGGTGACATTTCTCATGGACATGGAGCTTACTTTTCTGATACCAAGACATGACGACTCTGGTTAGGCAGAATAGGAAAAGTGTGGACAGGATGGCTGGCAATGTGGGCACCTGAAGGAGGGAGAATGAGATGGTGTGAGCACCAGCAGCAGGGAGAGACTACCATGGCTTTAACAAAGGCCACAGCTACAGGTTTCCAAGAGCACTGCTTTAGGAACCCATGGAACGCCTGTTCTCCTGGTCAGCCTGTCCACTGAGAACCCTGTGGATAAAGTTAGAGTGACTTTTAGGCTGCAACCTGCTAACCCTGCCTTAGGTGTACTGAGATGGTGGCAGGGGCTGGTCATGGTTCTCTGGTTCTCTGTTTTGGAGTGTGGGGGTTTAAGTTCACAATCGTAATCATCATATCAATTGTTGGCAGGCCCTGGTTCCCCTCCCTTCTGCTGCTCTGATGTTGATACCTCAAACCAAAGCCAGCACCTCCCTGAGACCCCAGAAGATAAAGTGAAGGAACATCTCAGTCCACCATCTCTGTCAAGGGGCACCCAACTGGGAGCTATGTGGAGGTCTCTCTGTCATGGGATGCTTGGGTCTTCAGTTCTCATTCAAGGTACCTGGAAGACTTCCCTTTTGCTGACTGGTGGCTACAATCATACACCAAAGATTTCATCTGccttagattttatatatataaagaactggGGAGAAGCCTCAGCCTGATAGTCTTGCCCTGGTCCTTTAAGTCATGAGTGCAAGGGTGGGGCACAGATGCTTTGTTATCTGTTCAATCGTGGGTGGTCCTCCCAACCCTTCCTTTGTCTCTTGGCATGGCCCAGGGCTTCTCTATTCCTACCAGAATCTCCTGAGACTCTCTAGTAAGATATGGGTACCACCTCACCTGCCTGTGGCCTTCCAAGCCTGAGTATAGGGGATGGATTTGGTGTTCCCCTCAGATATCATGTCTTCACCCTAATTCGTAGAAATGCCTGGAAATCCTCCTACTGCAGACCTCAGGCCATCTACTTTAGACAAAATCCCTCACCATCATTACCAGTAACCACCCCCATACCATAGCAGGAAATAAGTGCAAGTCATGTAACCAGTGCACAGGCATCCCAGGGTGCCAGTAGAGCAGGGGTTCCTTCAGTCCTCATGTAGGGCACTTACTTTGATTCATGGCTTCACTTGGGCTGCATTTCTTTGTTGACTTGAGGATCCTTCCCTTAGACCAAGGCCCTCACATCTCTGAGACCCCCCTTGAAGAAGTCAGCCTGGCCCAGGGCCTCCAAAGGTTGATGGCAGGAGCAGGCTTTGTGCTACTGCACACTTCTGAGATCAGTGATCCCTCAGAAATCACGCAGGCTTCTGCTGTTGATTCCCTGAAGGGCATGGTACTCCTTCCTTTGCTGACCTTAGCCTGCTGTCCCCTGCCCACTCCAGGCCAAGGCCCTTAGCTCCCAGTATCATCAAGTGGGAAAGGAGAGCTCACATATACTTGACATCCATGTTTGGGTACTCAGGGAGCTGCAAAGAAGAGCTTGATGGGATTCTCCACCTAAGCTTCCTCACCTTGATTGCTGCTAGGGTttgctcctcctccctcagctgcTCTGAGTTCACGTACTTTTACTAAGGCCCTCACCTTCCCGAGGCCCTAGAGGCAGAAATGAGCACACATCTCAGCCTGCCTACTCTGCTCAGGGCCTTCCAAGACTGAGAACATGGGTCGAACTTTTTGGGGGAGAAGGCCCGGGACATGCTTCTGAAGTGGGTGGTTCTCTTACTCTCATTAAGTATTCTCACCTTGACTTCTGCCTGATCCTAAGACCCCTCACTTTCTTGCACTTGTGCTAAGGTGACCTGCCTTAGGCCACGTCCCTCACCTTTGTGTAACCCTCAGGAGGAAGTGAGTCCTACCCATATCCCCAGTGAAAGTGTTCTCAAGGCTGACTCCAGGGGTGACATCTATGGTGCCTTCTCTGTTCTGGAGTGGGTAGTTCCCTCAGTCTCACAGAGGATTCCCAATTTGACCCTTCTTAGAGCCTTACTTCAACGAGAGCCCTTTGTAGCAAGGCCCTGACATCCTCGGCTCCTGTATCTTGAATGAAAAGCTTCCTGGGAAATGCCACACTCCTGAAAAATCTCGAGCAGAATAGGTCTGTGTCCAAGTGGAGCGATGTGAAATGGGGAAGCTGAAGAACAAGGCAGAGGGCCTGGGATAGGGAGGTGGCTGTCAGAAAACACACACTAATCTAATTCTCTTCATCACTAAGACTTAATCTTTCACAGTCACTGGCAAATgttaggtgtttaataaatggcatttatttatgattatttatGATTATCTTCTtatctgagattttaaaaaaatccagcatATGTCAGAGAAAATGCAATGCTCTCCAACAACACCAAATCAGCCAAAAATTTGCTGTAGCAAGTAAAATTCGATTTTCCCCATTAGGGCATCCATTATTTAATTTGGATGTTGGGGGTTCTTCCCCATCTGGATACACTTCAAATCTTCTAGAATTTTGTTAAGGACTAACTCCTTCAGTGCATCCCAGCTACCCTTCCATCCAAACCAcctatattttcattcatttcttccccACCAAAATCTAGCCTTCCCTTAGAACCTGCCACGTTACACTCAGGATAATCTAATTAGAATGTCTTTTTCTAGTAGGAACTAGTTCTTTCTTCCAGTtctaggtaaaaagaaaaaaaaaaagccaacacaGTGACTTTTGTGCATCTCACTCTTATTTTGGGGAAACTCCCTGGAGACAATTTGCATAGAACACGTAACTTGTGCATTGTGTTCTACTGTACTGAGATAAGAGCAAAGGTATCTCCCACTCCTGCCTATTATGAAATGAATTTTGCCCCCAACCTCAAATTCACATGctcaagtcctaacccccagtacctcagaatgtgactatatttggagataaggtctttaaaCAGGTGattagttaaaatgaggccattagagTACTTTTATaaaatctgactggtgtcctgaAAAGAAGAGGTTAGGACACACTAGAAAACACCAGGGATGCATACACACAAAAGGACAGCAATGTAAAGAGGCTGCAAGAGGGAAGCCTTCTGAAAGctgagagaggcctcagaggaaaccaaccctgctggcactGTGATCTTGGacttacagcctccagaactgtgagaaaataaacttctgttgcaTAAGCCACTAGTCTAaatctaaatatttctttctggaTTATCTATGATCCCAAAGTAATTCACAAGAGCATGTTTTAGTGGTGTCCTATTTCTTGGTGAGGAAGGAATTTCCACATTATGGTTATGTGGTATTCAAACACATGATACTGGGCACTGTATAGATGAGGTCAACAGCAGTTCATTAATCACATACACTCACAGCCCAGGGGAGCAgtacaccacataccacacaggGTCACACAAGGGTTGCACTCAGGAACAGAGTGAATGATTAAGGTCTCTGGGAGGCAGGATTTGTAGATCAAGAGGGAGAGGTGACCTCTAGTTCTCATGGGAAGTTGTGATTGGCTTGTGTGAATAATTCTGAAGGCTGtcagggaaagaaaacaagatcTGTGCCTGGTTCTCTTAATAAAGATGGTTGTTTGGCTAAGGGACCTAATCTGCAAGTGCATAGTGTAGAGAGGAATTTCCAGTTAGGCCATTTGAAAAATTGAGGGCAATATATTGTAGGAGATcagtcagggtggtgggaaaaaTTGTAGAAAGATGCAAACCGTCTTGAAAAGCCAGGGGTTTGCAAAGCTTTGAAAGAAAatttggctgaaggcagctgaGTTCTCTTAAGAGCTTAGGTTAGATAACAAGGGGATGAAAAGAAACTGATCTAGATAAGTTAGTTACTTAGGCCTCAGAACCTGGCCTTTAATCATCCATGCGCAGGACTGCTCTCTCCAGAGGGGCGACCATGTTAATTATCCACAAGTGTGTTGTCTCAAAACCTTTTTCATTAAATCTGTGCTGAATAAATGCCCACAGCACCAACTTATCAGGGCCTCAGctgctgactctttttttttttttttttttgaggcggagtctcgctctgtcgccgggactggagtgcagtggccagatctcagctcactgcaagctccgcctcccgagtttacgccattctcctgcctcagcctcccgagtagctgggactacaggcgcccgccacttcgcccggctagtttttgtatttttagtagagacggggtttcaccgtgttagccaggatggtctcgatctcctgacctcgtgatccgcccgtctcggcctcccaaagtgctgggattacaggcttgagccaccgcgcccggccagctgctGACTCTTTACAGCACCCTCCTTGGGGTCTGTGTGTGGCCAGTCCCCTAGCCCACTCTTTCACCAGGTATCTGTGTCTGAGTGCCTTCTTTCATCCGTCATTTGGTCAGGGTCTGCCGGTCAGACCCCAGCAGATGGTGCCCTGTGAGAGGAATGCTGCAACAAATCATGAAGGAACCCTCCAAAACGAAGGTAAGGAGACTGTGCAGTCAGTAAGTCAGTAAATCAATAAGTCATCGGTGCCTGCTCAGGGTTTCCAAGTTTGAGGGAATTGTTCAGGCTAGGGTTTCATCATGGGACAACAGTTATCAGCTCAACAGaaacagtatataaaagtatTGAATCAGCTGCTTAAAGCTAGTGGAGCCTCAGTTTCACAGGCTCAATTAAGGGACCTAATGCAAACTGTTGTATCTCATAACCCATGGTTCCCAGAAGAAGGTATGCTAGACGTAGAGCTCTGGGAACAAGTGGGGAGAAATCTTAAACAATATCATGTGTAAGTGCAACGGGTCCCAGTAACATCTTTAACATTATGGGCTTTAGTTAGGGCGGCTTTTGTCCCGTTATACACAGAAGAGCCtaaaaaggggagggaagaggaaccGTCATCTACCTTACTGCCTCCTTATCCCTCAGCCCCACTATCACCAGGCCAAAATAACAAAGAGGAAACAGGTTTTGCCTGAGCCCCACTTCCAATAGATAGGAAAAAAGACAAGGGATACACTACAGCTATGGGACTCTGTCTTAGACAAGCGGCATTGGAAGGGGAGCTCTTAGCCTGCCCAGCAGTATATAGTATTAGGCCTTAATTTGGGGCTTTACACTACAGTTCAGTTTTCCATTAAAGGGTTTTCTCTCTCAACTTTGAGATGCATCATCTGAGGGTTCTCACCTCTGCTTACCAGTTTCATAGCCTCATCTAGCACCCCCACGCAGCTAATTTAAAAGTTACAACACATTGACTTTCAGTTTCCTAAAACTCAAACTGCCTTGCCTCATGAAATTTATGCTTTACTGCTCTCAACTGGAATGCCCCTTCTCATCCATCCTTTCTGCTTTCCTATAAGTCATAGAGGGTGACTCAACATTTACTTTATATGACTGCAGCTTTTAACCTCAAAGATTCTATGGGCAGAAGCTGGGCCTTTATCTGAGCAGCTCCAGTACTGTTACAGAGCCTTCCAAAAAGCAGATACTCAAATGATGTTTGGGGAATATAAGAGACAGCAAGAGATCTaacttattaaatttaatttctccTATATTGTTAAGCTAAACATATCAAGGgataaatgatttaattttacaaaacaaaagactgaaagaaatgaagaaaaccaagataatgttttattatttttttctatttcactatCTCAATTATTTTACTGGGGGTTCTTTGGTATTTCcaaaaaaaatgccttttggtGATGTTATATTTGCTTGACTGGATGAAAAAAGCTTCAGACTTCAATAGAATTGAGAGAAGCTGCTGAACTTGGCCCTGAGACAGTCTTGGCCACTGCAGTAGTGCCAGTCTCAGCTGCATCTCTGGCTTGGGCTCTCTTTCTCATCTTACAAAGTCTCTTCATATTGTGATGAGAAGGCACCTGGAGCAATATCATTGACCTTGGCCAAATATTTTAGGACTCTCATCTTGCTGGTTTTGGTGTAGGCTCTTGGATCACAAAGGAATTTATAGCATGCAGGATAACTGCAGGGCACCCAGTGGTACTCCAGGTACTTTAGCCTCACGAAATCCTGAGTGATGAGCTTCCTGGGCTCTCCATAGATGTAGTGCTTCTTCCCATCATATATTTGCATCATATCCAGAAATTTCCAGATATCTTCCTCATTGGCACAGTTGCCTTTCAGGAAGATCACAACCAGGAGAGTCATGAGGAGACCAGTCTTGGGTAACCTTTTGCCAGCATGAATCCTCCCATTGTTGGGGAGTTTCAGCTTACTGACAGGGTCATATAAGTAACAAGTTGGGTGGACTTCCTTCAAGTCAACTGCAAAGACAACCTCAATGTGTTCAGAAGCTCTTCTGAGAATCTCAGCAAATTGGTTTTGGTATCTTGGGTTGACAATCTTCAGCATATCTTCCTTCAAAATACACTGTTTCATTTCGAACTTGTAGAGCAGGAACTGCTCCAACAAACCCACCTTTATATTTATGAAATTGCTGCATGAACTCTCAGTGAAGGGGGAGACCTCTAAGGAACATGAGTACTCCTCATCTCTACTGTTAGCCCCTTCGTCAGATCCTGTGTTAAAAACACCTGCAGAAGTCATGGTACTGGATTCGCAAGGCTCCTAAGAAGTGCCACTTGACTCAGCAGCAGATGAGCTCTGGGGAATATCCCCAAGAAC
It includes:
- the MAGEB5 gene encoding melanoma-associated antigen B5 produces the protein MTSAGVFNTGSDEGANSRDEEYSCSLEVSPFTESSCSNFINIKVGLLEQFLLYKFEMKQCILKEDMLKIVNPRYQNQFAEILRRASEHIEVVFAVDLKEVHPTCYLYDPVSKLKLPNNGRIHAGKRLPKTGLLMTLLVVIFLKGNCANEEDIWKFLDMMQIYDGKKHYIYGEPRKLITQDFVRLKYLEYHWVPCSYPACYKFLCDPRAYTKTSKMRVLKYLAKVNDIAPGAFSSQYEETL